The proteins below come from a single Microtus pennsylvanicus isolate mMicPen1 chromosome 13, mMicPen1.hap1, whole genome shotgun sequence genomic window:
- the Ciroz gene encoding ciliated left-right organizer ZP-N domains-containing protein: MWGSLAVVWAICLACIQPAVFPWVLPFGSNKDRPRPAHGALTGKVECFSDYMTLQVPRSHVQGLRQWLAWVLHPPGTTRAPNHLDSLLTKCGFLLRPAQEGGFFIFRALYSGCFVQKEKANYRLEIRMFQKGTKRSKQSDLCIMKCPVITSRLGEQRVRCHPSFIQVSRPLPPRINGGQTPWMLSLRGELVASLEDASLMGLDVDIGATTVTVQSPRQELLQRQEVWNTSLELLPLWLVSGSYAYSLKAACPLVSSQPGSEVSVYIPKQRLGLVRRGLRVEESLSPRFLRVHQSNTFTVTEDRDFVVVSIPAPLLLQYQPCPEARESPGTQAFYRVDLSLAFVEMVSPVHWRVENFFQCVGSREDSLVSTATPRATLPTLSPGWDTVSAEVPPPAASPQFQIPRVAAQDEPLRRFVHQSAKETTELEPEAPFLQTAPPEGGSWMSTAFSSTSASQEHRGPQTPSKKADLIPHLWAPATLSSEHMEASQAGPRPSQAVFLSHASMTTHLSSEVPSPLWSSWRSDGPQTLLGSQPSVPLTKVPRVMMTKQDSAQPSGSPFPLAQLSRETVKSTEPVDPTPREPAHIGEEFPPWTRPFRSRLDEEGLIFHRAPRRPQEILPITKAEEPLQNEQDPSGEGVRGYLDLSTSEPRQGTEGLGLIVLPETDVRFTIQRGRQPDASAHLETSSSELPGRHSVGSADPQIVLPRDLLTATSEKPATPSESADSTLQLESVPTWPEAWPSTYSQPPTSTHPKPSGSPRKQIALPQ; the protein is encoded by the exons GGAAGGTCGAATGCTTCTCAGACTACATGACCCTGCAGGTTCCAAGGAGCCACGTGCAGGGTTTGAGGCAGTGGCTGGCATGGGTCCTGCACCCGCCGG GCACCACGAGGGCCCCCAACCACCTGGATTCTCTTCTTACCAAATGTGGTTTCCTCTTGCGTCCTGCTCAGGAGGGCGGCTTCTTCATCTTCCGAGCTTTGTACTCGGGCTGCTTTGTGCAGAAAGAG AAAGCAAATTACAGGTTGGAAATCAGAATGTTTCAAAAAGGGACAAAAAGGTCGAAGCAGAGTGATCTCTGCATAATGAAGTGTCCCGTGATCACGTCGAGGCTGGGTGAACAGAGGGTCCGCTGCCACCCCTCATTCATTCAG GTCTCTAGGCCCTTGCCTCCAAGGATCAACGGTGGACAG ACCCCGTGGATGCTGTCCCTTCGAGGGGAGCTGGTGGCTTCTCTGGAGGACGCCAGCTTGATGGGATTAGATGTGGACATTGGTGCCACCACGGTCACCGTCCAAAGCCCACGACAAGAACTTCTTCAGAGACAGGAG GTATGGAACACTTCCCTGGAGCTCCTGCCACTCTGGCTGGTGAGCGGTTCCTATGCCTACTCCCTCAAGGCTGCGTGCCCGCTGG TGTCGTCCCAGCCAGGGTCGGAGGTCTCAGTTTACATCCCCAAGCAGAGACTGGGTCTGGTTAGGAGAGGACTCCGTGTGGAAGAGTCCCTGAGCCCCAGGTTCCTGCGGGTGCACCAGTCCAACACCTTCACGGTGACCGAGGACAGAGACTTCGTGGTCGTCAGCATCCCAGCCCCGCTGCTGCTCCAGTACCAG CCATGCCCAGAAGCCAGAGAATCCCCAGGGACACAAGCGTTCTACAGGGTGGACCTGAGCCTTGCCTTTGTGGAGATGGTCTCCCCAGTACACTGGAGAGTGGAGAACTTTTTCCAGTGTGTGG GGTCAAGAGAAGACTCACTTGTCTCAACAGCCACACCGAGGGCAACTCTACCCACCCTGTCCCCTGGATGGGACACCGTTTCAGCGGAAGTGCCGCCGcctgctgcctctccccagtTCCAGATCCCGCGAGTGGCTGCTCAGGATGAGCCCCTTCGGCGTTTTGTGCACCAGTCTGCTAAAGAAACCACCGAG CTGGAACCAGAAGCACCGTTCTTGCAAACGGCTCCACCGGAAGGAGGAAGCTGGATGTCCACTGCCTTCTCTTCCACCAGTGCAAGCCAAGAGCATCGTGGTCCTCAGACTCCTTCAAAAAAGGCAGACTTAATTCCACATCTCTGGGCTCCTGCTACACTCTCCTCAGAGCACATGGAAGCTtctcaggctggccccagacCTTCACAGGCGGTCTTCCTGTCTCACGCTTCCATGACCACACATTTGTCTTCAGAAGTCCCTTCTCCTCTGTGGTCTTCTTGGCGATCTGATGGGCCCCAAACGCTGCTGGGTTCTCAACCATCTGTTCCCCTAACCAAAGTTCCAAGAGTCATGATGACTAAGCAGGACTCTGCCCAGCCGTCAGGCAGTCCCTTCCCACTGGCACAATTGTCAAGGGAGACTGTGAAATCAACAGAGCCTGTGGATCCCACCCCAAGGGAGCCTGCCCACATCGGCGAGGAATTTCCACCATGGACAAGGCCCTTCAGGAGCCGCCTCGATGAAGAGGGGTTGATTTTCCACCGTGCTCCCAGAAGGCCTCAGGAGATACTACCAATAACCAAGGCTGAGGAGCCACTGCAGAATGAGCAAGATCCATCTGGAGAAGGGGTCAGAGGGTACCTGGATCTGTCAACCTCAGAACCAAGGCAGGGCACAGAAGGGCTGGGACTCATTGTCTTGCCAGAGACTGATGTCAGATTCACTATCCAAAGAGGGAGACAGCCAGATGCCAGTGCCCACCTGGAGACCTCCAGTTCAGAGCTCCCTGGGAGGCACAGTGTGGGCTCAGCAGATCCTCAGATAGTACTTCCCAGGGACCTTCTGACTGCCACCTCTGAGAAGCCTGCAACCCCTTCTGAAAGTGCAGACAGTACCCTACAGCTTGAGTCAGTGCCTACATGGCCTGAGGCCTGGCCATCCACATACAGCCAGCCCCCTACCTCCACACACCCAAAGCCTTCTGGCTCCCCCAGAAAACAGATTGCTCTGCCCCAGTGA